GAACAGTTACTTTTGAATATAAATCCAAAACAATTATCATGTATCAAATTATTAAATTAAAAATACCTTTACTTAACAAAAACCTCCAGAAGTATAATACCTCTGGAGGTTTTGTTTTTTATTTTAATTCCATTCTAAATAAAATTTTTTATCCATTAGTCAGGAATAATCTTTACATATTCTTTCTTAAAAACATCCCATTTTTTAGCGCTAGGATCATACTTTGAATTTACAAAGCAGAACCAGTTAGCATCATCTTGACCTGGATAATCAGCTTGATAGTAGAATCCTGGGTAACGGGTTTCTTTTCTGAATTGAATATGACGAAGATGAGCTTCAACTGTCCAAATACGGTGATAAATTTCCCATGCTCTCATTAATTCATGAAGGTCACCAGCGCCTAATTTTTCACAATCTTCGCGCATTACTTCAAGAAGCTCCATTACCATTTCAAGACTCTTACTACTTGTCTGATAATATGTAGATGTTCCACCACCATATTCATTTGTAGCCTTCATAAGTCTTAAAGCCATACCAGCAGGTTTAGCATAATTTGGGTTAACATCAGTAGCTGTGGTGTACTGGCAATTGTCAAGGTATACTCGAACTGGCTTATAAATTAAATCAACAAGTTCTGCGTTACTTTGAGCGATTTCTGGTTTGAAATCTTTACGATCGAGTGCATAACGAACCATTGATTTAGCAGCCATTCTACCTTCTGCGTGGGAACCTGAAGAGAATTTATGACCTGAACAACCAACTCCGTCACCAGCAGTAAATAAACCATTAACGGTAGTCATACGGTTGTAAATTTTACCGTTATCAGCTTTAATTTTGTATGAGTCAGGAATCCAATCAAAATCAGGACCTGATACCCACATACCGCAACAGCCAGAGTGTGAACCAAGAAGATAAGGTTCTGTAGGCATTACCTCAGAATTTTTCTTTTCTGGTTCAGTATTTGTTGCGCACCATAAGTTTGCCTGTCCACATGTCATATCAAGGAAATCTTCCCATGCTTCTGACTCAAGGTGTTTGAGTTCTTTTTTATCCATGGTTTTTCCAAGTTCAGCTAATGCTGTAACTGTATCCATTATTATAGGACCACGGCCTGATTTCATTTCGAAAAGCATAAGGTGGTTTCTTAAACAGGTAGGTGTAATTGCAGCTGTTCCATAAGGAGCATATTTTTTAAGTTCTTCTTTTGCCGCTGCACTGCCAGCATAAGCTTCGCCAAGACCATTCAATGTTTTTGCTTTGAATAATAAGAACCATGCACCAACTGGACCATAACCATCTTTAAATCTTGCAGGCGTGAAACGATTTTCCATCATAGAAAGTTCAGCACCTACTTTCATACACATTGTATAGGTTGAACCAGCATTCCATACTGGATACCATGCACGACCTTTACCTTCACCAACTGAACGAGGCTGATAAATATTAACAGCACCACCGCAGGCAACCATCATAGTTTTGCATTTAATTATATAAACTTGATTTTCTCTGGTTGAAAATCCTACAGCTCCAGCAATTTGGTTTGGTCTATTTTTATCTAAAAGAAGTTCAACAATAAATACACGTTCTAAAATATTGTCCATACCAAGAGCTTTTTTTGCTGCTTCTGCAA
This window of the Desulfobacterales bacterium genome carries:
- a CDS encoding adenylyl-sulfate reductase subunit alpha, which encodes MALPNKPLGELKAIRDPEVVEKEVDILIVGGGMAACGTAFEIKKWLPSDMSVLLVDKASMERSGAVAQGLSAINTYVGENSPDDYVRMVRNDLMGIVREDLIFDLGCHVDDSVHLFEEWGLPIWKKTEDGKNLDGKKGLKAGLLKNGAKPVRTGKWQIMINGESYKRIVAEAAKKALGMDNILERVFIVELLLDKNRPNQIAGAVGFSTRENQVYIIKCKTMMVACGGAVNIYQPRSVGEGKGRAWYPVWNAGSTYTMCMKVGAELSMMENRFTPARFKDGYGPVGAWFLLFKAKTLNGLGEAYAGSAAAKEELKKYAPYGTAAITPTCLRNHLMLFEMKSGRGPIIMDTVTALAELGKTMDKKELKHLESEAWEDFLDMTCGQANLWCATNTEPEKKNSEVMPTEPYLLGSHSGCCGMWVSGPDFDWIPDSYKIKADNGKIYNRMTTVNGLFTAGDGVGCSGHKFSSGSHAEGRMAAKSMVRYALDRKDFKPEIAQSNAELVDLIYKPVRVYLDNCQYTTATDVNPNYAKPAGMALRLMKATNEYGGGTSTYYQTSSKSLEMVMELLEVMREDCEKLGAGDLHELMRAWEIYHRIWTVEAHLRHIQFRKETRYPGFYYQADYPGQDDANWFCFVNSKYDPSAKKWDVFKKEYVKIIPD